CTCTGGTGCACCCGGTGAATACCAGCGATACGGACGCGGCAACGCCGACGGCTTCACGTGCTTCCGGCACTTGGGGATTGCCATGAGCTTCGGAGACATTGCCAGGTGAACTGAGTCCTGGACGGTGTCATGTGTGTGAGCGCAGCCTCAGAAGGGCCAAGAATGGGGCCTCTAGCTGCCAGGTACGCTGGGGCCCTACAACCTGAACGGTTCTCGGTGCGTCCTCACGGGCAGCCCGCGGTCGGGGCTGATCGCGACGGTAGTCTTGTCTCGTGCTCTTCCTCGTCTTCGGTGCCAGCGCGGCGGGGAAGACGTCGGTCGTCTCCCGGCTGCGCGGGACGGTCATCGGCCTGGACGTCCACGACTTCGACGAGGTCGGGGTGCCACCCCAACCGACGATCGAGTGGCGGTACGAGGCGAACGAGTGGTGGCTGCGCCAGGCCCGCGACGCCGATGCGCAGGGGACGGATCTGCTGGTCGCGGGCCAGACGCCGCCCGGCGAGATGCTCGCGGCGCCCTCCGCTCCCGCGGTCCGGATTCGCGCCTGCCTGCTCGATTGCGACGACGCCACCCGGCTCGCGCGGCTCGAAGAGCGGGGCGAAGAATGGCTCCGGGCGGCGGGCGGCACGCTCGACGACCACGTCGCCTGGGGTCGCTGGATGCGGGACCACGCCGGCGACCGATTCCACCGCCTCGATGTGATCCGCCGGGACGACAGCCAGCGCTGGGAGCACCTGGACGCCGCGTGGGCGGCTGCCTCGTGGCCGGCGACGGTGGTCGACACGACCGAGACCATCGACGATGTCGTCTCGGCTCTGGTGGGCTGGGTCGAACGCGAGCGCGCGATCCGCGATGCCGGGGCGCGATGAGCGGCGGCGTCGCGCCGCCGAAGGCGCCGTCTCCGCGGGGCGGCCTGCGAGAGCCCCGACGGTGCCCCGGGTATGTTTCGGGCGACGTGGCCGACACGCTCTCACGGCTCGTGGGCAGAAACCTCCTGCCGCTCGCGTGCACAGCGCTCGCGGCCGTCGTCACGCTGCTCGTCGGAGTGTTCATGGCGCCGGGCATCGACGCGCCGTCGCACCTGTTTCAGACGTGGCTGTACCGCCATGGCGGATTCGACGTCTGGAACAACTACTGGTACGCCGGCCGCTACGAGTTCGTCAACTACAGCATCCTGTACTACGCGCTCGCCGCGCACGTCGGGCAGCTGGGGGTGCTCGTGCCGTGCTCGGGCATCCTGGCGGGATGCTTCTCGCTGGTCTGCCGTCGCGAGTGGGGCTGGGCGGCGCGTGGCCCGAGCCTGACGTTCGCCGGTACGGCGCCCTTCATCATGATGACCGGCGGTACGTACCCGTTCCTGGCCGGGATCGCCGCGTCGCTTGCCGCACTGCTGCTGCTGCAGCGCAGGCATCACGTGCTGTTCGGACTGGCGGTGCTGCTGACGCTCGGGTTCAGCCCGCTCTCCTTCTCGCTGCTCTGCGCGGTGCTCGCGGGCGTGCTGCTCGGCCAGTCCAATCCGCTGCACTCGGTGCGCGTCCACCGCACCGCGTTCGGCGCCGTGGTCGCCGTCTTCGTGGTCGGCGTGGTCATGCAGCGGGCGTTCCCCAGCCAGGGCTGGTACCCGTACGACCTCTGGGACGCGGCGATCGTGCTCGTGTTCTCGCTGGTGGGGCTATGGGTCGCCGGCCGGCACGCCCGGACGCGCTCCATGCGGGCGCTGTTCGCCGCTTATCTGGCGCTCAACCTGATCGCCTTTCTGCTCAAGGGGCCGATCGGCTCGAACCCGAGCCGGCTGTTTGCGATCGCGGGCGCGCCGATGCTGTGGCTCACCGCCAACCTGAACCCCCGCCGCTCGCGTCTCGTCGTCTTCCCGATCATCGCCCTCGCCGTCGCGCTGCAGGTCGGTCCCAAGGTGCGCGATGCCTACTCGGCATGGCAGAACCCCGCCGCGGTGCGCTCGTACTGGAGACCGGCGGTGCGCTTCCTGCGCGTGCACCGGGCCGAGGCGGCGGGATACCGGGTGGAAGCGGTGTCGACGTGGGGTCACTGGGAGGCCTACTACGTCGCCCGGGCCGGCATCCCGCTCGCCCGCGGGTGGTTCCGGCAGGAGGACTTCCCCCAGAACGGGTCGCTGTACAACGAGCACATGACGGCCGCAGGCTTCCAGACCTGGCTGCGGTCGGTCGGCGTGCGCTACGTGCTGCTGCCCGACGCGCCGCTCGACTACAGCTCCGTCCGGGAGGCCAGCCTCCTGCGGAGCGGGCGGTCCGGGCTGGTGATCGCCGGGAGGACGCGCCACTGGACGTTCTACGAGCTGCCCGATCCGACACCGATCGTCACGGCACCGGCCGGCCGGTCGGCCCGGCTCACGTACCTCGGTCAGGAGCGCATCGTTATCGAGGTATCGGGGCCAGGCCGGTACGTGGCCCGCATCCGCTACTCGCCGTATCGCCATGCCCTCCCCGCAAGCGCCTGCCTCTCGCGGACCCGCAACGGCATGACCCTGATCACCGCGCACATGCCCGGATTCGTGCAGATGGACATCGACACGGATCCGGCCGCCGTCGCGGCAAATGCCGCCAACGGCCAGTCCGCTCGGTGCTGACGCGCGCTCTTCGCGCTGCGGTCCCCGTCTCCTGCCGCGAGGCGATATGCTCCCAAGTCCGCTGATCTGCGGAGGACGGGAATGACGAGCATTGCCGAGAACACTGCGAGCTGTGCGCTCTGCCGCCGCCATCTGCTGGTGGGCGAGCCCGCGCGTCTGTACCAGGACCCCGGCTCCAAGCGGTTTCTGAAGGTCTGCCCGCTCTGCTACGAGCAGGCCGACCGGCGCGGCTGGCGCGCCGACGGACGGCCGATCGTCGCCGTGCACGCGAACCCGCCTCGGGACGCCGCCCTCCGTGAGCGCGAGGGGCTGATCGACCGGCTGCGCGGACAGCTCCAGTCGGTCGAGTTCGACCTCGACCAGGTGCGAAGCGCGCTCGCGAAGGCCGAGCAGCAGGCCGGCGAGCTCCGCACCGTCAAGCGGGAGATGAAGGACCTCTCGAACGAGCTGCGCCGCCGCGACCGTGAGCTGCGCGGGCTGGCCGACGAGAAGCGCCGCAGCGACGAGCGCGCAGCCCAGGCGGAGGCCGCGCACCGCGCCGAGATCAGCCGTCATCACCAGGTGGCCGCGAAGCTCGACGAGCAGACGGCCACCGTCGAGCGGCTGGAATCGCGCATGGCGCAGCTGGAGCAGGAGCTGGAGCACGAGCGCCGGCGCTACGCCGACCTGGCGGAGGCCCGCCGCACCGAGGGTGACGCCAGACAGATCCGCCGCATGGCGCTCGAGGCCTTCAACCGCTCCGCGAACGTGGAGCGCGTGATCGCCATCTCACGCAGCCTCGGCGATCCGGTCGTGAACGTCGCCGTCGAGGGCTGCGAGCTTCCCCGTGTCGTCTCGATCTGCGTTGCCTGGGACATCTCCTGGTATGAGTACGAGGTGCGGCTCGACCTGTACGAGCAGACCGTCTCGGTCGACGAGGCGCGCCGCGGGGACGACCCGCGCGACCTGCCGCCCCACCGCCTGCATCCCAACGCCGTGCTGCGGTCGGATCGCGTGGTGCTGACGATGCAGGCGTTCGGCGTCGGCGCCGCGGGCTAGCGGCGCCGCGCCGGTTCACCTCCGCGGGTGCCAAGTGGTCACGGATCGCCGGCAATCCGGTCGCGCGGCCTCATGCGGTGTTTGACTCCATCGGGTGGGGTGCCGCTCAACCATCCGGCGAGATGTCGCGGACCCCTGTCGGCCGGGTGACGCCGCCGGTCGAGGGGTTTGACTCCCGCGGGCGGGTGCGGCGCTGCGGTATTGACGCCGCGCGCGATCCCCGCTACGGCGGCGGTCCGCGGTCGAGCGGCTTGACCGCGAGCAGGCCGAACGCGAAGCCGCCGAGGTGCGCGAAGTAGGCGACGCCGCCGCCGCCTCCGCCGACCGAGCCGACGCCGGCCGACGCGCCCGCGACCTGCAGGCCGATCCAGATGAGCAGGAACAGCACTGCCGGAATCGGGATCGGGATCCAGCCGACCAGCGTGATCACGAACGCCCGCGGGAACATCAGCAGGTAGCCGCCCAGCACGGCCGCGATCGCCCCCGACGCGCCGATCGTCGGGACGTCGCTGCCCTGCGCTGCGAGCCACTGCAGGCCGACGGCCGCCACGCCGCCCAGCAGGTAGAACAGGATGAATCGCACCCGCCCGAGCCTGTCCTCGACGTTGTTCCCGAAGATCCACAGGAAGAG
The sequence above is a segment of the Gaiellales bacterium genome. Coding sequences within it:
- a CDS encoding rhomboid family intramembrane serine protease, giving the protein MIPLHDNVPTRRRPVVTVALILINLAVFLVEIYGPVQHLPTTRGKVFPVESQTAITSEYGFVPCEVQHTCELGDDRVDLGANAPFMVHHVPVALTVLTSMFLHGGWAHVLFNMLFLWIFGNNVEDRLGRVRFILFYLLGGVAAVGLQWLAAQGSDVPTIGASGAIAAVLGGYLLMFPRAFVITLVGWIPIPIPAVLFLLIWIGLQVAGASAGVGSVGGGGGGVAYFAHLGGFAFGLLAVKPLDRGPPP